One genomic segment of Musa acuminata AAA Group cultivar baxijiao chromosome BXJ3-3, Cavendish_Baxijiao_AAA, whole genome shotgun sequence includes these proteins:
- the LOC135633547 gene encoding GDP-fucose transporter 1-like, translating to MAAVAADASKQYFTTAGLVVGYSLSSSLLAIINKYAVTKFSYPSLLTALQYFTAALGVWVLGKLDVLYHDPFTRDNAKKFLPAAAVFYLAIFTNTNLLRHANVDTFIVFRSLTPLLVAIADTVFRKQPCPSKSTFFSLVIILGGAVGYVLTDSAFTLTAYSWAVAYLVTITTEMVYIKHMVTHLGLNTWGFVFYNNFISLLMSPVFWIVTGEYADVFTAVKMSSGSEWLQLDAIVAVALSCVFGLLISFFGFATRRAISATAFTVTGVANKFLTVAVNVMIWDKHASPLGLACLLSTLVGGVVYQQSVTGSASFPSKQSPETSKLIDNGEEDDGDSDKVEQDIEMPVSGKKP from the coding sequence ATGGCCGCGGTTGCAGCTGATGCTTCGAAGCAGTACTTCACGACGGCCGGCCTGGTCGTGGGATACTCCCTCTCCTCCAGCCTGCTTGCCATCATCAACAAGTACGCCGTCACCAAGTTCAGCTACCCCAGCCTGTTGACCGCACTCCAGTACTTCACTGCCGCCCTCGGCGTGTGGGTTCTCGGGAAACTGGACGTCTTGTACCACGATCCTTTCACCCGTGACAACGCCAAGAAGTTCTTGCCCGCCGCCGCCGTGTTCTACCTCGCAATCTTCACCAACACCAACCTGCTTCGCCATGCCAACGTCGACACCTTCATCGTCTTCCGATCCCTGACTCCGCTGCTCGTAGCCATCGCCGACACCGTCTTCAGGAAGCAGCCTTGCCCTTCCAAGTCCACCTTCTTCTCCCTCGTCATCATACTGGGCGGCGCCGTGGGGTACGTCCTCACCGACTCCGCCTTCACCCTCACCGCCTACTCATGGGCGGTCGCCTACTTGGTCACCATCACGACGGAGATGGTCTACATAAAGCACATGGTGACCCACCTCGGCCTCAACACCTGGGGCTTCGTCTTCTACAATAACTTCATATCCTTGTTGATGTCCCCTGTCTTCTGGATAGTCACCGGGGAGTACGCCGATGTTTTCACCGCCGTAAAGATGAGCTCCGGCAGCGAGTGGCTGCAGCTGGATGCCATTGTCGCGGTAGCTTTGTCTTGCGTCTTTGGGTTGCTCATCAGCTTCTTCGGGTTTGCGACGCGGAGAGCCATCTCGGCGACGGCATTTACGGTGACCGGCGTGGCCAACAAGTTCCTCACCGTTGCTGTCAACGTGATGATCTGGGACAAGCATGCAAGCCCTCTGGGCTTGGCTTGCCTGCTCTCCACTCTCGTAGGGGGTGTTGTTTATCAGCAATCCGTCACAGGATCCGCTTCCTTCCCATCCAAGCAGAGCCCTGAGACTAGCAAGCTCATAGACAATGGAGAAGAAGATGACGGCGATTCCGACAAGGTCGAGCAAGATATAGAGATGCCTGTGTCTGGTAAGAAACCTTGA